TCACGATGCTTCTAGTGGATTTTAATTGCTTTTATCTCCGTGGGCGGGGTTGGTCCTTGGTTCGGCGTCATTAGCTTCAGCCGAACTTCATGGGGCCCTGTCGAGGCCAACGCCATTGGGCTCCCACCTGTGGATAGGTATTTCAGCCCGATGTTTATGGCTCCAATGACGTCCCTATCTAGGACTAACCCGTTGCCCAGTCTGGTAAGTCTAAGGGCGATTTTGACTACCCTTATTCTCCTGACCCCTCTCACCGCAGTGCGGATCACGGAGGGGTTGAAGGACTTGATGCGGTTGCCGGTGAATGGGTCTGTGCTTGAGGAGTAGGCCTCGGAAACCTCCACAACGTGGATGGGCTTCCCACCCAAGACCCTCACTAGCGTTGCAACGCTCCACTGGTGTATCCTATGCGTTAACCTCTTATTGCCACTCTCATTGATAAGCCTCCTCTTGCCCCTATGGACGTTCCCAACAACCACAACTGCGTTGTTCGCAAGAGCCAACTCCTCAATAATCCTCGCTGTCTTGTAGATAATATCCATCTTCCTCTCCCTCTCCCTCAACTTCCTGAGTGCCTTCCTCACTTCCCTATCCCTGGTCGACCTACCCTTCGTAATCCTCTTCCTCCTCTCAGAGTAGGCAATAACTATCCTACCTAGGTTAGTTTCAATCCTGTAAACATCGCTGAGGCCGCCATCCTTGAATACCGCCAGCGTGACGTTGTTCTCATTAACATCAACAGCAATGACGTTGTTAGGGTTGTAGGTAACCTCGAAGTCCCTCTTGAAAGTAAGGTAGAGCAGCACCCTCTTCCCATCAAGCTTTATCTTGAGTTCATCAGTGAGCCTCCACCCACCGTAGAGGTATCTGTGGAGTTGCCTGTTGCTTCTGTAGTGTATCTTCACCCACCCCCTGTGCGTCCTCAGCTCGCTTGCATATACAGTTTATTAGGTAATATACCTGGGTGGAAGTTCACGGCATATGCATCTATTTCCTTCGGCTTTATCCCATACTTGTTCTTTAGGAATTTAAAGGCTTGCTTTAATGCGTTTATTGGTGGTTCACCCGGCGAGTGCTTATGCCTTGTCCACCTCTCCTCCTCACTGGCAAAGACCAACTCACCATCAACAATAACAGCAACCGAGTGATCATGCTCCACAGGCCAATTAAAACCAACAACAGTCATTAATTTATGAAAAATGATAAACTTAAAAAGAATTACCTATTACTAATTGATAATAAACGCTATGAAGGTACTTATTGGTGTTCCTACATATAATAATTCGAGGTTTGGTTATTCTATTAGGCGTACTCTCGAGTCTTTGGCTAGTCAGTCTTTTCGTGATTTTCGTGTTTTAGTTGTTTATAAGCCGAGCCCTGGTGATAGGACTTTAGATGTTGTTGACGAGTTTAGGGACAAACTCGACATAGAAGTCAAGATACAAAGCGACGGCTACTTCGAGGAAGCCCTAAACATCATTTACGAAGTCGCAAGAGACTACGACATAACACTAACAACAGACGACGACGCAATACCATTAAAGACCTGGGTAGAGGAACACATAACAATGCACAAAAACCATGAAAAAATAGGAGTATTCACAGAACTAATAAATGATTTATTTATCGACAAGTGTAACACTAATTTTCCAACAATTCGACACTTGCTTAAATATTATAAACCGTTGCTTAATGAGTTCAATGATTATCAATATTATATAAACGATGTGGGTTTATTGGCGTGTAATGATAACATTTTTGATATAGTTTATAGAAAAAACATGCTGATGTACTATAAGGGACCCATTGGTGTTAATATGAGCTTTAAATCAAAATTCATTGATGATTTCAAATTACCTGGGGCAACAATACGTGGCTTACATAACGAGCAATTATTAATGCTACATTATCTTACAAAATATAAAATGCACTCGGTCGTATTTAAAGGTGCAAACGTAAATCATGCGGAGAGAGACTCATTAGCTAGACCTAAAGATCTTAATGCAATGATTATTCTTAACATAGAGAATGCATTATTGCCATATATGGTAACTCAGTATTCAATTAATATTAATGTAAGAAAATTAGAATATTATAGTAATTTAGTAAATATATATTCAATTATTAGAAAAGATATTATAATTAAAGCCTATAATTTTGGTCTTAAATTAGCTATAGAAGCAATTAAGAAACAATTAAGGCCTAAAGATGTAAGAACAAGACTTATAGATAATTTTAGTATTAAAAATCTCCATGGTAATTAGGAATCATGATGGTCTTATGAATATACTTGCCATTATTGACGGGTCACCTGGTGGTGCACGTAGACATGGTGTTGAGGTATTAAAAATATTGAGTAAGTACGGTCACAATATCCTCGTTTTTGAGGAGCCATTTCACTTTAATCTTGAGTCATTACATGAAATAAGGGGCCAGGGATTATTAATTCATGATATTAATTATGAGTTCCAGGAAATATGTGTTAAGTATAATAGTAATAATATTTTAGGGATATTAAAAGGGCTTTATAATTTTTTAATTAATAATAATAATATTTATTGTGAATCTTTAATTAATGAATTAATTAATGATTTAATATCACGTGGTATTAAATTCGACGTAATACTTGATATTCATGAAAGTGGTACGTCACTTATATATGCGTTATATCTTGCTAAGAGATTAAAAGCGCCGATTGTAAAGGTTTTGCATAATGAGCCGTTTAGGGCTCTCAGGTGGTTTGGGAGAGGCTATAGGTACGTTGATGGTGTTTACGGTTTGCTTGAGGATTCATATGTATTTATAGAACATAGACTTACCAAGGCTGTTTATGAAATGGCGATGAAAAGTGGCTTATTACGCGGCATAGCCTCCGTTTCGCAAGTACCTATTTATTATTCCAGCGTAGATAAGTTAGCTATTAAATATGGAGTTAGATTAAGAGTTTACCGCTATGGTAATGCTTATGATAAGGATTTAATTTATAAATACCGTAATATTCATGATAAGGAGAATTACGTGATATTTTATGGGCGAATAACTCCGGCTAAGGGTATATGGGATATAATTAAGGTAGCTAGGCATTTAAATGATATTGACATAGTGATTTTTGGCCCAGTATCTGATAGAATAAAAAATAAATTCTTACGGAATTTGCCTAATAATATTAAATATATGGGATATAGACCTAGTGATGAGCTATATAGCAGTGTTGCAAAGGCAAAGGTTCTCATATATCCTTCTCACATTGACTCATTTCCACTGGTTGTTTTAGAGACATTAGCGTTAGGTACATCGGTTGTAGCCTATGATATACCAGCAATAAGGTTAATATACGGCAGGTTAAAGCCTGTGCATATTGTTCCTGAACATAACATAAAGGGCTTAGTTAATGAAGCAAAGAAAATAATGAATATGAACCTAAATGAGTACGCTAAAGAACATGAGGATGCATACACTAAAAGATTTCTTGAGGAGCATAGTTCGTGGGAAAATGTTGCCAAGGAAACTATGGACTTTATTTATGAGGTTTTAGGTGAAAGGTCTCAAGAACATCCTTAAAGTTCGTAGCACATTTTTTATACTTGTACCTATAAAGTATGAGGTACTGAAAGACTTTATGTCCAGGTAAATTCCACGTATACGTCTCGGTTAATGACTCAACAATACTCGGATTATTTAGACATAAATAACTAATAATACCATCACTCTCATAGACCTCTCGGGAAATATCAATCAATACTTTCTGATATCTGTTGGGAATATTCATAAATACTTTAAATAGATTCATGAAATAAAGAAACCACATATCAGTATCTCTTAATTGGAATAAGCTTATTGCCTTATAATACGTAAGTATTAAGATGGCATTAAATATATTGATAATATTCGTATTCATATAATAGATCCTTCTTCGGAATGATCTGATTAATAAGTTATTAAGTAAATATGGATATCTTGAAAATAACTCTATCACCATATACCTACTATAATTAGGCATTAATGCATTAAGTTTGCCCACCATATGTAGTATGTATTCATCATCCGGAAGCTTAGACCTTTGACCTAATACCTCTGGATTTTCATGAATTATTCCTCTAAACAATATTTTCTTTCGTTTAAATAATCGTAACTGCTTTGTCACAATTTTAAGCGCTACCTCATATCTATTAATTACGTACCCATCGTACTCATCATGATACCGTAATTTTTCAATAAGTTTCGTGTTGGGTATCTCATCAGTATCAAGGAGTAATATATAGTCAGTATTTACCTTACTTAATCCATACATCCTAAGTGGATCCGCATAACCTAATGGTATGGCTCTAAATATTACTGCCCTCTTTAAATTACGCTTTGTCAATTTATCCATTAGTCTCTTATACTCAGGTGGGTCTGATGAATCTATAATTACGATTTCATCTACGGCATCATTAAGTAACTTAGTTAAGCGAAGTACGCCATTTACATCATTCCTATTAAATATTAGTAGTCCGTAAGTTAGCACAGTCACTATGAATACTAATATATAAATAATGTTTTTAACTTATAATCTCTGATTACTGAAGAATACGTTAATGAAGGTTCCGTAGTTTACACAATCAATTACTTTAAACCCTAGCTTATTTAACTCATTAATTACCCATAGTGTGCTTGACCTTAGCTCTATCATTAAGTACCTAGTTATTCTTAAGGTTTCGTTCATTCCATGTATTGCCTCAGCCTCGGCACCCTCAATATCGATCTTAAGGAAGTCGATATGGTCAATCCCTAATTCCTTCATCACATTATCAAGGGTATCGGATTCCACGATTATATTACCACTAGGGTCTATTGCCGACTCTTCCTCATTGAACTTAACTACCTTCATTGAAACCCTACCCTTTTCTTTCCATATTGCCTTCTTTACTATTATTACATTATTACAACCATTAAGCTCTATGTTATTACGAAGCAGAAATGCGGCATCCTCCAAGGGCTCTATGGCAATTACACGCCTCGCCCTCCTGCACGCCCTTACTGTATAACCACCTATATATGCGCCAACATCAACGATGACAGCATTTTTGGTAGTATTAAGTACTGAAGCTAACCAATTATTTAGTTCGTGATGTTCTCCTAATATATCGTAAAAATCCCCACTTCTTGGTCTAATTATGAATATTACGTCATAGTTCTCATCGTGATATCGTACCCGTACTGGATTACTTCCTGGTATGTAATATGATAAATTATAAACGTTATCCTTAAGTTTTATGAACCTAAATAATATGTTAAGCAAAAATATTAATGCTGCTATCAGAAGACGGAATTCATCCTGAAGTGTTACGCCTCTAACATTAATAAGGAACCTAATTCCTCTTTTAAATAAACCTTCAGGATCGCCTATACAATCAATTGTAATATTCATTATATTTAGCCTGGATTAATAATATAATAAGCTTTATGATTTCATCATGATTTTATCTTATGCAATAAAATAACGAGAATAAGAAGTAGGTACACCGGTATTAGTCCTATTGTTGGTATTGAATACCATAATGTCGGTGGTTCCTTAATGCCTTGTGTTGTAATTTTTAATTTTATGATTAATTGCGTGTTGGGTTCTACGCCGGATGAATTTATTGCAAGCACAAGATTTGCTATGTTCTTGGTCTCCACTTGCATCGTTATTTCCTGGTTCCCATGTACTTCAATGTTGTTGCCTAATATATTTATTGTGGCGTTTATTTGTGGTGTGGCTTCGATGATGTTTTGTGCGTTTAGTGTTATTATTGTTCCTAGGGTGCATGGTAGTTGCCTTATTACCTGCCCTGTTGTTGAGTTTATGAGTAGTGCCTTTGGTGCGTTTAGTATTTGTTCGCATATTGTTTGCCCCTGTACTGGGAATGTGAGTATTATGTAGTATGTCCCTGGCTTTAGGGTTATGCCTGGGTTCGCTGTTATTGGTGTTGCCCAGGAATGCGGTGAGCACCACCATGGTGTTCCAAAGGTGTATGTGTAGATTGTGTTTTCTTGGTTGGGTATTGGTGATGATGTTATTGCCAGTTCTGCCGTGGCTAGGTTCGTTATGTAGGATGCGAATATCGTTATTGTGTTTATCCTCGTGACCTCACCTATAGTTATTGGTTGTGCTATGTAGGTGTTTCCCGGTATCTCTATTTCCCCTGGCCCTATTCCGCACGCTATTCCCTGGGGTTGCTGTAATTGTGTTTTTAAGAGTGTTGTGTTTATTAGTGTTATTGCCTGTTGTGGTTTTACCTCGGTCTTTATTTGTATTGTTATGTTTGTTGGTGGTATTTGGGCTATTGGGTATTGCCAGGTCCCTGGTAGTATTGGGTTTATTACGTATGTATTCTCATAGTAAAAACCATTGATTATCTTTATTGGTCCTGTGTAATTAGCCTTTAGTAGCCATGCACCGTCATCGAAAATGTACGGTCTATACTCAGTGCTTCCTATACTGAATGGGTATCCCGTTGGTATGAGCGGTGAGTAAACTACGTACTCGGTATCACCGCTTGGCCCAAGGAATGGTACTCCGTGTTCGTTCCATCCATATCTTGTTATTGAGTACCAGGGTACTGCCGTGGCTGGTACGGCCACAGATGCGTTCCATGGTATGTAATTAGCCAGTTGTATCATGGCTAGGTCGTACTGATTCGTCACCGGCGCGTTCCAGTTCGGTATTGCGTTTCCGTAGTATAACCCGGAGAGTGGTGTTAGTGGTCCCATGAGTAGTCCGGCTATTGTGTTTATCACCAGTAATGCCGTTAGCGCCTTTTTCCTTGTTTCGACCCCTAGTTTTCTCAGTATCCATATTGTTGCTGGTAATGCGACTGCGCTGATTAGGATTGTGTAGTATACGTTGGGTATGTAGTATGGTGTGAAGTTCGTTAGTAATGCCGCTAGCCAGGGCATTAGCAGTATTGTCTGTGGTTCTAGGAAGTTCATGAAGGCTAACGGTCCAAACACCTCTATTAAGTATTGAACTTTCACGTTGTACTGCGAAACGGCTTGTTGGACAATACCACTCAGTATACTGGCCATGTTTACATCGCCATGCGACTGCGGGTCAATTACTATTGCCTTCGCCTTAAGGCTTAGTAGTTTATTCGTTATGCTTGTTAGTAATGAGCTTAGTGCTGCCCCATATAGGTTTGAGAATATGTTGTGAGTCCAGCCGCTGAAATACATCACTAGGTAGTAGTCGGCGATTAACCATGCCATTGAATAGGCGAGTGTTAGTATGGCTAGTTTTCTAAATTCCCTCGTTAGTGCCTGGTATATACTTAGTCCAATGCCGAATAATGGTACGTACTCCACCGACGCCATTGCCAGGGTTAGTGATACCCAGTAGGCCCTCTTGTCGTTTAAGTACATTGCTATTAGTGCCATCGCCATGAACGAGCCCGCTAGAGTGACTACTTCGAACGGTGCATATGCCGTTGTTATCCATGGGTATAGTATGTATAGGAGTGCTGTGGCTAATGCGTGTTTTTGGTTGTTGAATATTTTCATGCCTAATTTGTACATTAGTGGCATTGGTAGCATTAGTATTGCTACTTGTATTGTCATTAGTGTGAATATTGATGGG
This is a stretch of genomic DNA from Vulcanisaeta moutnovskia 768-28. It encodes these proteins:
- a CDS encoding IS200/IS605 family accessory protein TnpB-related protein; amino-acid sequence: MKIHYRSNRQLHRYLYGGWRLTDELKIKLDGKRVLLYLTFKRDFEVTYNPNNVIAVDVNENNVTLAVFKDGGLSDVYRIETNLGRIVIAYSERRKRITKGRSTRDREVRKALRKLRERERKMDIIYKTARIIEELALANNAVVVVGNVHRGKRRLINESGNKRLTHRIHQWSVATLVRVLGGKPIHVVEVSEAYSSSTDPFTGNRIKSFNPSVIRTAVRGVRRIRVVKIALRLTRLGNGLVLDRDVIGAINIGLKYLSTGGSPMALASTGPHEVRLKLMTPNQGPTPPTEIKAIKIH
- a CDS encoding carbamoyltransferase N-terminal domain-containing protein, which codes for MTVVGFNWPVEHDHSVAVIVDGELVFASEEERWTRHKHSPGEPPINALKQAFKFLKNKYGIKPKEIDAYAVNFHPGILPNKLYMQAS
- a CDS encoding glycosyltransferase family 2 protein; protein product: MKVLIGVPTYNNSRFGYSIRRTLESLASQSFRDFRVLVVYKPSPGDRTLDVVDEFRDKLDIEVKIQSDGYFEEALNIIYEVARDYDITLTTDDDAIPLKTWVEEHITMHKNHEKIGVFTELINDLFIDKCNTNFPTIRHLLKYYKPLLNEFNDYQYYINDVGLLACNDNIFDIVYRKNMLMYYKGPIGVNMSFKSKFIDDFKLPGATIRGLHNEQLLMLHYLTKYKMHSVVFKGANVNHAERDSLARPKDLNAMIILNIENALLPYMVTQYSININVRKLEYYSNLVNIYSIIRKDIIIKAYNFGLKLAIEAIKKQLRPKDVRTRLIDNFSIKNLHGN
- a CDS encoding glycosyltransferase family 4 protein → MVIRNHDGLMNILAIIDGSPGGARRHGVEVLKILSKYGHNILVFEEPFHFNLESLHEIRGQGLLIHDINYEFQEICVKYNSNNILGILKGLYNFLINNNNIYCESLINELINDLISRGIKFDVILDIHESGTSLIYALYLAKRLKAPIVKVLHNEPFRALRWFGRGYRYVDGVYGLLEDSYVFIEHRLTKAVYEMAMKSGLLRGIASVSQVPIYYSSVDKLAIKYGVRLRVYRYGNAYDKDLIYKYRNIHDKENYVIFYGRITPAKGIWDIIKVARHLNDIDIVIFGPVSDRIKNKFLRNLPNNIKYMGYRPSDELYSSVAKAKVLIYPSHIDSFPLVVLETLALGTSVVAYDIPAIRLIYGRLKPVHIVPEHNIKGLVNEAKKIMNMNLNEYAKEHEDAYTKRFLEEHSSWENVAKETMDFIYEVLGERSQEHP
- a CDS encoding glycosyltransferase, yielding MTVLTYGLLIFNRNDVNGVLRLTKLLNDAVDEIVIIDSSDPPEYKRLMDKLTKRNLKRAVIFRAIPLGYADPLRMYGLSKVNTDYILLLDTDEIPNTKLIEKLRYHDEYDGYVINRYEVALKIVTKQLRLFKRKKILFRGIIHENPEVLGQRSKLPDDEYILHMVGKLNALMPNYSRYMVIELFSRYPYLLNNLLIRSFRRRIYYMNTNIINIFNAILILTYYKAISLFQLRDTDMWFLYFMNLFKVFMNIPNRYQKVLIDISREVYESDGIISYLCLNNPSIVESLTETYTWNLPGHKVFQYLILYRYKYKKCATNFKDVLETFHLKPHK
- a CDS encoding FkbM family methyltransferase, which gives rise to MNITIDCIGDPEGLFKRGIRFLINVRGVTLQDEFRLLIAALIFLLNILFRFIKLKDNVYNLSYYIPGSNPVRVRYHDENYDVIFIIRPRSGDFYDILGEHHELNNWLASVLNTTKNAVIVDVGAYIGGYTVRACRRARRVIAIEPLEDAAFLLRNNIELNGCNNVIIVKKAIWKEKGRVSMKVVKFNEEESAIDPSGNIIVESDTLDNVMKELGIDHIDFLKIDIEGAEAEAIHGMNETLRITRYLMIELRSSTLWVINELNKLGFKVIDCVNYGTFINVFFSNQRL
- a CDS encoding DUF2079 domain-containing protein, with the translated sequence MRIKVNEKALAVLGIPLIIQFYIIWALGYLNIAPQLYNYAVIHALAIIFTIGLLLPLSPIILNQIRQAINDKYYAATLLIFLAITYELTYLATVPPYYGLSLGASLDTATYLQSFASLTYYRKFLESFVGPFFGVHASPILLLIYPIYEVYPSIFTLMTIQVAILMLPMPLMYKLGMKIFNNQKHALATALLYILYPWITTAYAPFEVVTLAGSFMAMALIAMYLNDKRAYWVSLTLAMASVEYVPLFGIGLSIYQALTREFRKLAILTLAYSMAWLIADYYLVMYFSGWTHNIFSNLYGAALSSLLTSITNKLLSLKAKAIVIDPQSHGDVNMASILSGIVQQAVSQYNVKVQYLIEVFGPLAFMNFLEPQTILLMPWLAALLTNFTPYYIPNVYYTILISAVALPATIWILRKLGVETRKKALTALLVINTIAGLLMGPLTPLSGLYYGNAIPNWNAPVTNQYDLAMIQLANYIPWNASVAVPATAVPWYSITRYGWNEHGVPFLGPSGDTEYVVYSPLIPTGYPFSIGSTEYRPYIFDDGAWLLKANYTGPIKIINGFYYENTYVINPILPGTWQYPIAQIPPTNITIQIKTEVKPQQAITLINTTLLKTQLQQPQGIACGIGPGEIEIPGNTYIAQPITIGEVTRINTITIFASYITNLATAELAITSSPIPNQENTIYTYTFGTPWWCSPHSWATPITANPGITLKPGTYYIILTFPVQGQTICEQILNAPKALLINSTTGQVIRQLPCTLGTIITLNAQNIIEATPQINATINILGNNIEVHGNQEITMQVETKNIANLVLAINSSGVEPNTQLIIKLKITTQGIKEPPTLWYSIPTIGLIPVYLLLILVILLHKIKS